A stretch of the Ostrea edulis chromosome 9, xbOstEdul1.1, whole genome shotgun sequence genome encodes the following:
- the LOC130046655 gene encoding uncharacterized protein LOC130046655, which translates to MSARLSRTCKPLLPEREDIDTLLVLLESEDTPRIKHALQTVGCLKSAVEEDSPKEILKIIVCRDKTFTCFYELYHRFGEHGFNDIAAQFLRYFEITSGKSGAISIVRRSTPDDRARALDNIYRWQGMFHDGQFHDPLQVCRALSANMKMKWKNESNGKRKLLYADNCEYLQILELDTIIHMYDKSKFDEELFQRIHSFSNQTSSAPTFDALCCVRRSLTRAYAGDFAAAEDLANYAKFLAEFGSAPVEYANVLYYIILCKLCRIQHSPTTKLKESLLKDGERALSMLISDPSDEKNLVTKRVILLRMAFCLLGIGLNGDVSPNYQVSQSDLEKAETFLAEIEMTGVVARRKMFHYRSQSRVYELRGYLWMALKTISQAYSIAKNGHFEEAGVIDRYLFSLLKRLNQCEDKITTRRHSV; encoded by the coding sequence ATGTCGGCAAGACTTTCCAGGACCTGTAAACCCTTGCTTCCGGAGAGAGAAGATATCGATACACTACTGGTACTTCTAGAATCCGAAGACACGCCGAGAATAAAACACGCCTTGCAGACAGTGGGATGTCTGAAGTCAGCTGTTGAGGAGGACTCGCCAAAGGAAATACTGAAGATAATTGTCTGTAGAGATAAAACATTTACCTGCTTTTATGAACTTTATCATCGTTTTGGGGAACATGGCTTCAACGACATCGCAGCACAATTTCTTCGTTATTTTGAGATAACATCTGGAAAATCCGGGGCAATATCTATAGTCCGCAGATCGACTCCAGATGACAGAGCACGTGCCCTGGATAATATATACAGGTGGCAAGGAATGTTTCATGATGgtcaatttcatgatcctctACAAGTTTGCAGGGCACTATCTGCaaacatgaaaatgaaatggaaGAACGAATCAAATGGGAAAAGAAAGTTGCTTTACGCAGACAACTGTGAATATTTGCAGATTTTAGAATTAGACACTATCATCCACATGTACGATAAATCAAAATTCGATGAAGAACTATTCCAAAGAATCCATTCATTTTCGAATCAAACATCTAGTGCGCCTACGTTTGACGCCTTGTGTTGTGTTAGAAGATCTCTAACTCGTGCATATGCTGGGGACTTTGCTGCAGCTGAAGATTTGGCAAACTATGCAAAGTTCCTCGCGGAATTCGGCAGTGCCCCCGTGGAATATGCCAATGTTCTATACTACATTATCTTGTGTAAGTTGTGTCGTATTCAGCATTCTCCGACAACCAAATTGAAAGAATCCCTGCTGAAAGACGGAGAACGAGCATTGAgtatgttgatctcggacccaTCAGATGAGAAGAATTTGGTGACAAAGAGAGTGATTTTGTTGAGGATGGCGTTTTGTTTGCTCGGAATTGGTTTGAATGGGGATGTGTCTCCGAACTATCAGGTCAGTCAAAGTGACCTAGAAAAGGCAGAAACGTTCTTAGCTGAAATCGAGATGACAGGCGTAGTGGCTCGTCGAAAAATGTTTCATTACAGAAGTCAGTCCAGGGTTTACGAATTACGAGGTTATCTGTGGATGGCGCTGAAGACCATTTCGCAGGCTTATTCCATCGCAAAAAACGGCCATTTCGAAGAAGCTGGTGTCATTGACAGATACTTATTTTCTCTGTTGAAAAGGTTGAACCAGTGTGAAGATAAAATTACTACGCGTCGACATTCCGTCTGA